A genomic stretch from Pararhizobium sp. IMCC21322 includes:
- the phaZ gene encoding polyhydroxyalkanoate depolymerase, whose amino-acid sequence MPFYHWYEMSHAAFAPLRAVADATKLYYDNPLNPLSHSAVGKNVSAACELFERSTRRYGKPVFGLETTEIDGIEVPVVEKTVWSRPFCNLVRFERANPTRRKTAAPEPKLLIVAPMSGHYATLLRGTVETMLPHYDVYVTDWIDARAVPMAEGSFDLDDYIDYLIQIFGVLGKGAHVMAVCQPSVPVLAAAALMDEADHPALPASLVLMGGPIDTRINPTAVNKMAEEKDLSWFEQNVVMTVPFPHPGFMRTVYPGFLQLTGFMSMNMDRHLDAHKEFFNHLVDGDGDSADKHTEFYDEYMAVMDLTSEFYLQTVDAVFIKHSLPKGELTYRGHLVDPSAIHRIALMTVEGENDDISGVGQTEAAHTLCTNLPEDMRAHYMQPKVGHFGVFNGSRFRSEIAPRIRDFTATHSERLSSVNAAPPAPKVKAAPAAPKVTAAAKPTATAKKPPAVAKTAPAPAREPVAAVKNAPVAAKTRKAAPKKVAAKPKNDLASLLLSKPQGAADDLKKISGVGPKLENTLNQTGIFHFAQIARLSQRAIDELDDKLAFKGRVARDKWVEQAKALSGAAAKDETVG is encoded by the coding sequence GTGCCCTTCTATCACTGGTATGAAATGAGTCACGCTGCCTTCGCACCTTTGCGTGCGGTCGCTGATGCAACAAAGCTTTATTACGACAATCCTCTCAATCCATTGTCCCACAGCGCAGTTGGCAAGAATGTATCCGCTGCCTGTGAGCTGTTTGAGCGCTCCACCAGGCGATATGGAAAGCCCGTGTTCGGTCTTGAAACAACCGAGATTGACGGTATTGAAGTTCCGGTTGTCGAAAAAACCGTATGGTCCCGGCCATTTTGCAATCTGGTGCGCTTTGAGCGCGCCAACCCAACCCGCCGCAAAACAGCAGCACCAGAACCGAAACTGCTGATCGTAGCGCCCATGTCCGGCCACTATGCAACCTTGTTGCGCGGCACAGTTGAGACCATGCTGCCCCATTATGATGTCTATGTCACCGACTGGATCGATGCGCGCGCAGTTCCCATGGCAGAGGGCAGTTTCGATCTGGATGATTATATCGATTATCTCATTCAGATCTTTGGCGTTCTGGGGAAAGGCGCACATGTCATGGCTGTTTGTCAGCCATCTGTGCCCGTTCTTGCAGCGGCCGCTCTTATGGATGAAGCCGATCACCCCGCCTTGCCAGCTTCATTGGTTTTGATGGGCGGGCCAATCGACACCAGAATCAACCCGACCGCTGTTAACAAGATGGCGGAAGAGAAGGATTTATCCTGGTTTGAGCAGAATGTGGTGATGACAGTGCCATTTCCGCATCCCGGATTCATGCGCACAGTCTATCCCGGTTTCCTGCAATTGACCGGTTTCATGTCCATGAATATGGACCGGCATCTCGATGCTCATAAGGAGTTCTTCAACCACCTTGTGGATGGTGATGGGGATTCTGCAGATAAGCACACCGAGTTTTACGATGAATATATGGCGGTCATGGACCTGACCTCGGAATTCTATCTTCAGACGGTTGATGCTGTCTTCATCAAGCATTCCCTGCCAAAAGGCGAGTTAACCTATCGTGGTCACCTGGTAGATCCGTCAGCCATTCATCGTATCGCCCTGATGACAGTCGAAGGCGAAAACGACGACATTTCCGGTGTGGGTCAGACAGAAGCGGCACACACGCTGTGCACCAATCTGCCCGAAGATATGCGTGCGCATTACATGCAACCGAAAGTCGGTCATTTTGGTGTTTTCAATGGCTCCCGATTCCGTTCGGAAATAGCGCCGCGCATTCGTGATTTTACAGCCACCCATAGCGAACGCCTGTCCTCAGTGAACGCTGCGCCGCCCGCACCAAAGGTTAAAGCAGCGCCAGCGGCACCAAAGGTGACAGCAGCGGCAAAACCAACCGCAACAGCCAAAAAGCCGCCTGCGGTGGCTAAAACCGCACCCGCGCCGGCCAGAGAACCGGTCGCAGCAGTTAAGAATGCGCCTGTTGCCGCCAAAACCCGCAAGGCGGCACCGAAGAAAGTTGCAGCCAAACCCAAAAATGATTTGGCGAGCTTGCTGCTTTCAAAGCCGCAAGGGGCAGCTGATGATCTGAAGAAGATTTCAGGTGTGGGGCCGAAGCTGGAAAATACATTGAACCAGACCGGTATCTTCCATTTCGCCCAGATTGCACGCCTCAGTCAGAGGGCAATCGATGAACTGGACGACAAGCTGGCATTTAAAGGCCGGGTTGCGCGTGATAAATGGGTTGAGCAGGCAAAAGCCCTGAGCGGTGCTGCCGCGAAAGACGAAACCGTCGGCTGA
- the fabI gene encoding enoyl-ACP reductase FabI, producing MPRSAAGLMRGKRGLIMGVANDHSIAWGIAKALHAEGAELAFTYQGEAFGRRVKPLVESVGSDMLIPCDVEDLDSVDSVFDTLKEKWGSIDFLVHAIAFSDKNELKGKYADTSRGNFSKTMVVSCFSFTEIAKRAADIMPDGGALLTLTYGGASRVMPNYNVMGVAKAALEASVRYLAGDFGSQGVRVNAISAGPVRTLAGAGIADARLMYDFQEKNCPLQRNVTIEDVGGSALYLLSDLSRGVTGEIHFADSGYNILSMPRLEELKAMKS from the coding sequence ATGCCGCGGTCGGCCGCTGGCCTGATGCGTGGTAAGCGTGGCCTTATAATGGGTGTCGCCAACGATCATTCGATTGCCTGGGGAATTGCAAAGGCTTTGCATGCTGAGGGAGCAGAGCTCGCCTTTACCTATCAGGGGGAGGCTTTCGGGCGTCGGGTCAAACCACTGGTGGAAAGCGTCGGGTCAGACATGCTGATCCCGTGTGATGTGGAAGATCTGGACAGTGTGGACAGTGTGTTTGACACATTGAAGGAAAAATGGGGCAGCATTGATTTTCTGGTCCACGCCATTGCCTTTTCCGACAAGAATGAGCTGAAGGGCAAATACGCCGATACCAGCCGGGGCAATTTTTCCAAAACCATGGTGGTTTCCTGCTTCTCCTTTACCGAAATTGCCAAACGCGCAGCTGATATCATGCCGGATGGCGGTGCGCTTCTGACGCTCACCTATGGCGGGGCAAGCCGCGTCATGCCGAACTACAATGTCATGGGCGTTGCCAAGGCTGCTCTGGAAGCTTCTGTACGGTATCTGGCCGGAGATTTTGGATCGCAGGGCGTGCGCGTTAACGCAATTTCTGCCGGACCTGTGCGCACATTGGCGGGGGCCGGTATTGCGGATGCGCGTCTGATGTATGATTTTCAGGAAAAGAACTGCCCGCTGCAGCGCAATGTAACCATTGAAGATGTCGGTGGCAGTGCGCTCTATCTGCTCTCGGATTTATCGCGTGGTGTCACCGGTGAAATCCACTTTGCAGATAGCGGATACAACATTCTGTCTATGCCCAGACTAGAAGAGCTGAAAGCCATGAAGTCCTAG
- the pheT gene encoding phenylalanine--tRNA ligase subunit beta — protein MKFTLSWLKDHLDTTASLDEIVEALTMVGLEVEEVDDRSKFKPFTIAKVLTAEQHPDADKLRVLSVDTGSGTPVQVVCGAPNARAGLIGAFAGPGTYVPGIDVTLGTSSIRGVESFGMMCSERELEVSEEHDGIIDLSEDVLDNAPVGSSFAAYAGLDDPMIEIAVTPNRPDCLGVYGVARDLAAAGLGTLKDGSIAAVEGEGDCPVSVTLDFGDTESLCPAFGLRLINGIENGSSPVWLQQRLKAIGLRPINALVDITNYITFDRGRPLHVFDADKVSGNLVVRRGKAGEKMVALDGKTYQVNSDICVIADDNGLESLAGVMGGEDSGCSEITTNVLIESALWEPLNIARTGRDLGVHSDARFRFERGVDPAMMLPGLELATHMVLKLCGGAASKVSVSGTLPEPQKLVDFPYSDIKRLTGLDVPQDRTNSILESLGFPVSGSGDVVQVSVPSWRPDVDGKADIVEEVMRIVGVNEIAHRPIERGDHVQGPILTVRQTRERRARRALASRGMMEAVTWSFLPKDQAEAFGGGQPELALANPISNDLSDMRPSLLPNLLSALQRNGDRGINDLALFEVGQIFTGDQPDDQKTGATGVRRGAVQITHEGRDWRGAASNVDAFDAKADAFGVLAELGVPVANLQVVADAPSWYHPGRSGRIQLGPKQIFGTFGEIHPAILKQFDVDGPVVGFEIILENLPKPRNKTSRTRPALDLPELLPVSRDFAFVIASDVSADKVLKAAKSADKKLIQSVSIFDVYEGDRMEVGQKSVAIEVTLQPRDKTLTDEDISAVSSAIVASVEKATGGQLRG, from the coding sequence ATGAAATTCACACTCTCCTGGTTGAAAGACCATCTTGATACCACTGCTTCGCTCGATGAGATCGTCGAGGCACTGACCATGGTTGGACTGGAAGTGGAAGAGGTCGATGACCGCTCCAAATTCAAGCCCTTCACCATTGCAAAAGTCCTGACTGCCGAACAGCATCCGGACGCAGATAAATTGCGCGTGCTGTCTGTAGACACAGGGTCGGGAACGCCGGTGCAAGTTGTCTGTGGGGCCCCCAATGCCCGCGCTGGGCTGATCGGTGCCTTTGCCGGTCCTGGCACCTATGTGCCCGGCATTGACGTCACCCTTGGCACCTCCAGCATTCGCGGCGTGGAAAGCTTCGGCATGATGTGCTCTGAGCGAGAGCTGGAAGTGTCTGAAGAGCATGATGGCATTATCGACCTGTCCGAAGATGTGCTGGACAATGCGCCTGTGGGCTCGTCTTTTGCCGCCTATGCGGGGCTTGACGATCCGATGATCGAGATTGCCGTCACACCCAATCGCCCGGATTGTCTGGGCGTCTATGGTGTGGCACGCGATCTGGCGGCTGCGGGTCTTGGCACTTTGAAGGATGGCAGCATTGCCGCAGTCGAGGGAGAAGGCGATTGCCCGGTCTCGGTCACGCTGGATTTCGGTGATACGGAATCCCTGTGCCCGGCCTTCGGCCTGCGTCTTATCAACGGCATTGAAAATGGCTCCTCGCCTGTTTGGCTGCAGCAGCGGTTGAAAGCCATTGGCTTGCGGCCCATCAATGCGCTTGTCGACATTACCAACTACATCACATTTGATCGTGGTCGCCCGCTTCATGTGTTTGATGCTGACAAGGTATCGGGCAATCTGGTGGTGCGGCGCGGCAAGGCTGGTGAGAAGATGGTCGCGCTGGATGGCAAGACCTATCAGGTCAATTCGGATATCTGTGTGATTGCCGATGACAATGGTCTGGAATCACTGGCCGGTGTCATGGGCGGTGAAGACAGTGGCTGTTCGGAAATCACCACCAATGTGCTGATCGAGTCTGCGCTTTGGGAACCACTGAACATTGCCCGCACGGGTCGCGATCTTGGCGTTCACTCCGATGCGCGCTTCCGCTTTGAGCGGGGCGTAGACCCGGCGATGATGCTGCCCGGTCTAGAATTGGCAACGCATATGGTGCTGAAGCTGTGTGGCGGTGCTGCCAGCAAGGTCAGTGTCTCTGGTACTTTACCAGAGCCGCAAAAGCTGGTGGATTTCCCCTATTCCGACATCAAGCGCCTGACCGGACTGGATGTGCCGCAGGATCGTACCAACAGCATTCTGGAAAGCCTTGGCTTTCCCGTCTCCGGCAGTGGTGATGTCGTTCAGGTTTCCGTGCCAAGCTGGCGTCCGGATGTGGATGGCAAGGCGGATATCGTTGAAGAAGTCATGCGCATTGTGGGCGTCAATGAAATTGCCCATCGTCCGATTGAACGGGGCGACCATGTGCAGGGCCCTATTCTGACCGTGCGTCAGACACGGGAACGGCGCGCACGGCGTGCACTGGCCTCACGCGGCATGATGGAAGCGGTTACGTGGTCATTCCTGCCCAAAGATCAGGCGGAAGCGTTTGGTGGCGGTCAGCCCGAACTGGCGCTGGCCAATCCGATTTCAAATGATCTGTCGGATATGCGGCCCAGCCTGTTGCCAAACCTTTTAAGCGCTCTGCAGCGCAATGGTGATCGCGGCATCAATGATCTTGCCCTGTTTGAGGTCGGCCAGATCTTCACGGGAGACCAGCCGGATGACCAGAAAACCGGTGCAACCGGTGTGCGTCGTGGCGCGGTTCAGATTACCCATGAAGGGCGAGACTGGCGCGGGGCTGCGAGCAATGTGGATGCATTTGACGCCAAGGCAGATGCCTTTGGGGTCCTGGCAGAACTGGGTGTTCCGGTTGCCAATCTGCAGGTCGTGGCAGACGCGCCGTCCTGGTACCACCCGGGCCGTTCCGGACGCATTCAACTGGGACCCAAGCAGATTTTCGGAACTTTTGGTGAAATACACCCGGCCATCCTGAAGCAATTTGATGTGGATGGACCTGTGGTTGGTTTTGAGATCATCCTTGAAAACCTGCCGAAACCCCGGAACAAGACCTCACGGACCAGGCCTGCGCTTGATCTTCCGGAATTGTTGCCGGTATCGCGGGACTTTGCATTTGTGATCGCCTCGGATGTGAGTGCTGACAAAGTGCTGAAAGCTGCGAAATCTGCAGACAAGAAGCTGATCCAGAGTGTCTCGATTTTCGACGTCTATGAAGGCGACCGTATGGAAGTTGGTCAAAAATCGGTAGCGATTGAGGTGACCCTGCAACCGCGTGACAAGACGCTGACAGACGAGGATATTTCTGCTGTCAGTTCTGCCATTGTCGCATCAGTGGAAAAGGCAACCGGCGGGCAATTGCGCGGATAA
- a CDS encoding M48 family metallopeptidase, translating to MLFARKQKKSEPVEISLRHGDQTIAVELRPNPRARRYILKLDAKNRKAIVTVPKGGSRKQAERFAREQADWIVERLDKLEEPLPFAPDILLPLRGVEHRLVATGASRGLVKVVVADPFTELHVAGAPEHFGRRVQDYLKSEALKDYRRLVAHHSQALGVQASAIRLRDGKSRWGSCSSNKTLSFSWRLILAPPEVLDYLVAHEVAHLREMNHGAQFWAHVAALCPQYKTHQQWLRTEGTRLWRYGSSG from the coding sequence ATGCTGTTTGCACGCAAACAGAAAAAATCGGAGCCGGTCGAGATTTCGCTGCGCCACGGGGACCAGACCATTGCGGTTGAATTGCGTCCCAATCCACGGGCACGGCGCTATATTCTAAAGCTTGATGCGAAGAACAGAAAAGCCATTGTGACTGTCCCCAAAGGGGGCAGTCGCAAGCAGGCGGAGCGCTTTGCCCGCGAGCAGGCGGACTGGATTGTCGAGCGGCTGGACAAACTCGAAGAACCGCTTCCCTTTGCCCCTGATATCCTGCTGCCGCTGCGCGGCGTCGAGCACCGGCTTGTGGCCACAGGGGCGAGCCGCGGCCTGGTTAAGGTGGTCGTCGCGGACCCTTTTACCGAGTTGCACGTAGCAGGTGCGCCAGAGCATTTTGGCCGCCGTGTACAGGACTATCTCAAAAGTGAGGCGCTGAAGGATTATCGTCGTCTGGTCGCGCATCACAGCCAGGCGCTTGGGGTACAGGCCAGCGCCATAAGGCTGCGTGATGGCAAGAGCCGGTGGGGATCATGCTCATCCAACAAGACCCTCAGCTTTTCCTGGCGCTTGATTCTGGCACCACCAGAGGTGCTGGATTATCTCGTCGCTCATGAAGTGGCGCATTTGCGGGAAATGAACCACGGCGCCCAATTCTGGGCTCATGTGGCTGCGCTCTGCCCGCAATACAAAACCCATCAGCAATGGCTGCGGACAGAGGGAACCCGGCTTTGGCGGTATGGGTCAAGCGGTTGA
- the pheS gene encoding phenylalanine--tRNA ligase subunit alpha produces the protein MSDLDTLKQSVLSDIAAATDEANLEAVRVASLGKKGSISDAMKSLGKMDVEERKIMGPALNALKNEAANAIAARKAILENEALEQRLATERIDVTLPVAAGPAERGRIHPVSQVVDEITAIFADMGFAIAEGPDIETDYYNFTALNFPEGHPAREMHDTFFFNPKEDGERLLLRTHTSPVQIHTMKAEEPPIRVVIPGRTYRCDSDQTHTPMFHQIEGLVVDKSSTVGTMKWVLAEFCKAFFEVPEVDMRFRPSFFPFTEPSLEVDIRCDRSGDNVKIGQGDDWLEILGCGMLHPNVLKSGGLDPDEYQGFAWGMGIDRIAMLKYGMPDLRAFFDADARWIEHYGFRPLDLPTLFGGLSRV, from the coding sequence ATGAGTGATCTGGACACATTAAAACAATCCGTACTGTCAGATATTGCGGCAGCGACTGATGAAGCAAATCTTGAGGCGGTGCGCGTTGCCAGCCTTGGCAAAAAAGGCTCCATCTCCGACGCCATGAAATCGCTCGGCAAAATGGATGTCGAAGAGCGCAAGATCATGGGCCCGGCGCTGAATGCGCTGAAAAATGAAGCGGCGAACGCGATTGCTGCCCGCAAAGCTATTCTGGAAAATGAAGCTCTGGAACAGCGCCTTGCGACCGAACGCATCGATGTGACACTGCCTGTGGCCGCTGGCCCGGCTGAGCGTGGTCGCATCCACCCTGTGTCCCAGGTTGTGGATGAAATTACCGCCATCTTCGCTGATATGGGTTTTGCCATTGCTGAAGGGCCGGACATTGAAACCGACTACTACAATTTCACCGCACTGAATTTTCCGGAAGGCCATCCGGCACGGGAAATGCACGACACCTTCTTCTTCAATCCGAAGGAAGATGGCGAGCGGCTGTTGCTGCGCACACATACATCGCCGGTGCAGATACACACAATGAAGGCGGAAGAGCCGCCCATTCGTGTGGTCATTCCCGGACGCACCTATCGTTGCGACAGTGATCAGACCCATACGCCGATGTTCCACCAGATCGAAGGTCTGGTTGTGGACAAGAGCTCAACCGTTGGCACCATGAAGTGGGTCCTTGCTGAATTCTGCAAGGCGTTCTTTGAAGTGCCCGAAGTTGACATGCGCTTCCGCCCCAGCTTCTTCCCCTTCACCGAGCCCTCACTGGAAGTGGATATTCGCTGCGACCGCTCTGGCGACAATGTGAAAATCGGACAGGGCGATGACTGGCTGGAAATTCTGGGCTGCGGCATGCTGCATCCCAATGTCCTGAAATCCGGTGGGCTGGACCCCGACGAATATCAGGGCTTTGCCTGGGGCATGGGGATCGACCGCATTGCCATGCTGAAATATGGCATGCCCGATCTGCGCGCCTTCTTCGATGCGGATGCCCGCTGGATTGAACATTACGGCTTCCGCCCGCTTGACCTGCCGACATTGTTCGGCGGGCTGAGCCGCGTATAG